A stretch of the Parcubacteria group bacterium ADurb.Bin159 genome encodes the following:
- the galT gene encoding Galactose-1-phosphate uridylyltransferase, with amino-acid sequence MLSEIRKDYFLPNYVIITPGRKKRPRLMKIENNSQEQKKCPFCVDGIEKNLIVKSYGPKKNWKVMVIKNKFPAVELNNPRAYGEHEVIIETPEHGKELSELSLRQIELLFSVWQERTKTLSKIKDIEYILIFKNQGGKAGASIAHSHMQIFATNILPPDILEESNLSHKFLKEQGVCPYCQILRQEEKSQRKIASDKYTVAFAPYASKYHYEAWIFPRRHIDNVLYLKKTEINSMAKILKNILKKVFRLGFSYNFFLHQLIRDTNQHFYIKIQPREAVWGGVELGSGIVINSVAPEKAAAYYRK; translated from the coding sequence ATGTTATCAGAAATTAGAAAAGATTATTTTTTGCCGAATTATGTCATTATTACACCGGGGAGGAAAAAAAGGCCTCGCTTGATGAAGATTGAGAATAATTCCCAAGAACAAAAAAAATGTCCTTTTTGCGTTGATGGAATTGAAAAAAATCTAATTGTTAAATCTTACGGGCCTAAAAAAAATTGGAAAGTAATGGTTATTAAAAACAAATTTCCGGCAGTTGAGCTTAATAATCCCCGGGCTTATGGCGAGCACGAGGTTATTATTGAAACCCCTGAGCACGGAAAAGAACTTTCAGAATTGTCTTTAAGGCAAATTGAATTGCTTTTTAGTGTTTGGCAAGAACGCACTAAAACGCTTTCTAAAATTAAAGATATAGAATATATTTTGATTTTTAAAAATCAGGGCGGGAAAGCAGGCGCTTCTATCGCTCATAGCCATATGCAAATTTTTGCTACTAATATTTTACCGCCGGATATTCTTGAAGAATCAAATTTGTCTCATAAATTTTTGAAAGAGCAAGGAGTTTGTCCATATTGTCAAATTTTGCGTCAAGAGGAAAAAAGCCAAAGAAAAATTGCTTCAGATAAATATACAGTTGCCTTTGCTCCCTATGCCTCAAAATATCATTATGAAGCTTGGATTTTTCCGCGACGGCATATTGATAATGTTTTATATCTTAAAAAAACAGAAATAAATTCAATGGCTAAAATTTTGAAGAATATTTTAAAAAAAGTTTTTAGATTAGGATTTTCTTATAATTTTTTTCTTCATCAGTTAATTAGAGACACTAATCAACATTTTTATATTAAAATACAACCGCGAGAAGCAGTTTGGGGAGGAGTAGAATTAGGGTCAGGAATAGTCATAAATTCTGTAGCTCCGGAAAAAGCGGCTGCTTACTATCGAAAGTAA